Proteins encoded within one genomic window of Diorhabda sublineata isolate icDioSubl1.1 chromosome 1, icDioSubl1.1, whole genome shotgun sequence:
- the LOC130442333 gene encoding uncharacterized protein LOC130442333 has product MSYVLSFVTSIGSRSKFPLNRLCSIVIKHIHGPWKTNEVDVDISKKFSRNVMASSNTNLFNGKLDRFKGITVDSQTEQCSNSQEFSQKLQGSLLNWRESGHRGIWFKVHLNQSDWIPVLVKNGFKFHHAKEEYVMMVLWLSTTETSNIPNYAHTMLGVGAVVSNDNNQVLVVKEKYYPGNMPHYKLPGGYVEPGENIVDAAIREVYEETNIRGEFQSVLTLRHTHKGMFGCSDIYTIVHLKALTNEIKKCDREIVESKWMDISEYMVHPHIHELNKFFLQKYLDYNTKGIKIDCFHGYHPVINKPYTIYSVTSNNRDQDNETIAVSKD; this is encoded by the exons ATGTCTTATGTATTAAGTTTTGTTACCTCGATCGGGAGCAGATCAAAGTTTCCTTTAAACAGATTATGTTCCATTGTTATTAAACATATTCATGGACCTTGGAAAACTAATGAGGTAGATGTAGATATATCTAAAAA attttcaAGAAATGTGATGGCTTCTTCAAATACAAACCTTTTTAACGGGAAATTGGATAGATTTAAAGGAATCACTGTCGATTCACAAACTGAACAATGCAGTAATAGTCaagaattttctcaaaaattacaaG GTTCTCTTTTAAATTGGAGAGAAAGTGGTCATAGAGGAATTTGGTTTAAAGTGCATCTAAATCAATCAGATTGGATTCCAGTGTTGGTCAAA AATGGATTTAAATTTCATCATGCCAAAGAAGAATATGTAATGATGGTGTTATGGTTATCTACAACTGAAACAAGTAATATTCCTAATTATGCCCATACCATGTTAGGTGTTGGTGCTGTTGTTAGTAATGACAATAACCAAGTACTAGTTGTCAAGGAAAAATATTATCCAGGGAATATGCCACACTATAAACTGCCAGGAGGATACGTGGAACCTG gGGAAAATATTGTTGACGCTGCTATACGTGAAGTATATGAAGAGACGAATATCAGAGGTGAATTCCAGTCAGTTTTGACTCTTCGACATACCCACAAGGGCATGTTTGGTTGTTCAGATATTTATACAATAGTTCATTTGAAGGCACTtactaatgaaataaaaaaatgtgaccGAGAAATTGTTGAATCGAAGTGGATGGACATTTCAGAATATATGGTTCATCCTCATATTCACGaactgaataaattttttcttcaaaaatatttagattataacACAAAAGGAATTAAAATTGACTGTTTCCATGGTTATCATCCTGTAATCAACAAACCTTATACAATATATTCTGTAACTAGCAACAATCGAGATCAAGATAATGAAACCATTGCTGTATCGAAAGATTAA